DNA sequence from the Streptomyces cinnabarinus genome:
AGGAGCGCCGCGCCCGCGTCGCGGCCACCCTCGACGCCCTCACCCAGCACCGCGAACTCCTCGCGCTGCTGCTGGTCTGGGAGATCGGCAAGCCCTGGCGGCTCGCCCAGGCCGACGTCGACCGGGCCATCGACGGAGTGCGCTGGTACGTCGACGGCATCGAGCCGATGCTCGCCGGACGGGCCCCGCTCGACGGACCGGTTTCCAACATCGCGAGCTGGAACTACCCGATGAGCGTGCTCGTTCACGCAGTACTGGTACAGGCATTGGCAGGAAACGCGGTCATCGCCAAGACCCCGACCGACGGCGGCGTCGCCTGCCTCACCCTGGCCTCGGCGCTCGCCGCCCGTGAGGGGATACCCGTCACCCTCGTCAGCGGCAGCGGGGGCGAGCTGTCCCAGGCGCTGGTGCGGGCGCCCGAGATCGGCTGCGTCTCCTTCGTCGGGGGCCGCGACACCGGCGCCGCAGTGGCGACGGCCGTCGCCGACCTCGGCAAACGACATGTACTCGAACAGGAGGGACTCAACACCTGGGGTATCTGGAACTACACGGACTGGGACGCGCTCACCGCGGTCGTGCCCAAGCTCTTCGACTACGGCAAACAGCGCTGCACGGCGTACCCGCGCTTCGTCGTCCAACGCTCGCTGTTCGACGAGTTCCTCGCGGCGTACCTCCCGGCGGTGCGCACGCTCAGGGTCGGTCACCCGCTGGCCGTCGAGCACCCCGAGGACCCCTGCCCGGCACTGGACTTCGGACCGGTGATCAACGCGGCCAAGGCCAAGGAGCTGCACGACCAGGTCGCCGAGGCCGTCGACCGGGGCGCGGTGCCGCTGCACCGCGGCAGCCTGTCCGACGCGCGCTTCCTGCCCGGCCAGGACACCTCGGCCTACGTCCACCCCGTCACGCTCCTGGGCCCGCCGCCGTCCTCACCGCTGCACCACGCGGAGCCGTTCGGGCCGGTCGACACCATCGTCCTGGTCGACACCGAGGCCGAGCTGCTGGCCGCCATGAACGCCTCGAACGGCGCGCTGGTGGCCACCCTCTCCACGGACGACCGGTCCGCCTTCGACCGGCTCGCCCCGCAGATCCGCGCCTTCAAGGTCGGCCACGGCAAGCCACGCTCCCGCGGCGACCGGGACGAGCTGTTCGGCGGATTCGGCGCGTCCTGGCGCGGGGCGTTCGTCGGCGGCGAGCTGCTGGTGCGGGCGGTGACGCGTGGACCGGCGGGGGAGAGGCTGCCGGGGAACTTCCCGGAGTACCACCTCATGCCGTAAGAAGCCGCAGGTCACAGCCAAGGGTGACCCGCCGGTCACCCTTGGTGAAGTCCGTCCCCGATGGCTCCAGTCACCCCTCCCACCCGACAGATATGCAGGTGAAGGGCGCTCCGAAAGCTTGGTATTGTTGTCCATGTCGCCGCGGGGAACACCCCCGGCCAGGCGGCAGACACCTGGTCCGGGTGGCGGAATGGCAGACGCGCTAGCTTGAGGTGCTAGTGCCCTTTATCGGGCGTGGGGGTTCAAGTCCCCCCTCGGACACTAGCTGAGACCCCTGATCATTGAGGGGTCTTTCGCGTTTCCGGCGCCACCCCGCCCCCTACGGGACCCCCAGCTCGAAGATCACATACCCCGCGTAGGAACCCGAGGCCACGGCCGCGATGCCGAGGGGCCAGCACATCGCGAGCGGGCTCAGGCGGCGCAGGGCGAAGGCGAGCGGGAGATAGAGGGGGAACGCGGGCAGCAGATAGCGCGAGACGTTGGCGAAGATCTGCTGGCTGCCGAGGATCAGGGCCATGGTCAGGACCGTGTAGACGACCAGTACGGCCGGTGGGCGTTGGCGGACGAGCAGGCCGAGCATGGTGAAGCCGAGCAGGACCGTGCCCACGCCGACGACGTCCGCGAACGGGTAGGCGAAGAGATAGTCGAAGTGGCCGACCGGGACCGAGGTGAGGATGTCCAGGGTCTGCGCGCCGTAGTCGAAGGTGTGCGCCCAGGCGCCGTCCTGGAGCTTGAAGTAGCCGCCGTAGTCGCCCATTTCGTGTCCGACCCAGGCCAGATAGCCGATCAGGCCGAGCGGGGCGACGGCCAGGGCGAGCATGGGCCGTAGGACACCCTCCTGCTGTCGGTGGTGGCGCAGGGCGAGCAGTACGGCGACGGCCAGGGCCACGATCAGGGCGCCCGCGGTGGGGCGGTTGAGGCCGGCGAGGAAGGTGAGGAGACCGGCGGTGAGCCAGGAGCGGCTCAGCATGGCGTGGCAGGCCCAGGCGGCGAGGGCGACGTAGAGGGAGTCCGAGTAGACCGACCACTCCACGCCCGAGCCC
Encoded proteins:
- a CDS encoding aldehyde dehydrogenase family protein, whose product is MATTTTLTLKCGTSWSDAWQRCLTVAPEAFRDDRVLNLWNGSWQADGRALPATSPVDGSPIAGPPRLDRATAHRAVRASLDQHRAWRHLPLEERRARVAATLDALTQHRELLALLLVWEIGKPWRLAQADVDRAIDGVRWYVDGIEPMLAGRAPLDGPVSNIASWNYPMSVLVHAVLVQALAGNAVIAKTPTDGGVACLTLASALAAREGIPVTLVSGSGGELSQALVRAPEIGCVSFVGGRDTGAAVATAVADLGKRHVLEQEGLNTWGIWNYTDWDALTAVVPKLFDYGKQRCTAYPRFVVQRSLFDEFLAAYLPAVRTLRVGHPLAVEHPEDPCPALDFGPVINAAKAKELHDQVAEAVDRGAVPLHRGSLSDARFLPGQDTSAYVHPVTLLGPPPSSPLHHAEPFGPVDTIVLVDTEAELLAAMNASNGALVATLSTDDRSAFDRLAPQIRAFKVGHGKPRSRGDRDELFGGFGASWRGAFVGGELLVRAVTRGPAGERLPGNFPEYHLMP
- a CDS encoding glycosyltransferase family 39 protein is translated as MSATVSTWNARLSEEPPPERPRLHQAAERYGPVLALYGALKLIGFTVFLWLLHSAGDFREKHPRFGGGAHPWDVLATWDGWWYRQIAEHGYDPALVPVPGATGMITIEGNSAAFFPLYPALMRLVSETTGLGSYGAGLLVSVLASFAAALGIYTVAEHLGGRRAGLAAAGLWAVWPGSGVEWSVYSDSLYVALAAWACHAMLSRSWLTAGLLTFLAGLNRPTAGALIVALAVAVLLALRHHRQQEGVLRPMLALAVAPLGLIGYLAWVGHEMGDYGGYFKLQDGAWAHTFDYGAQTLDILTSVPVGHFDYLFAYPFADVVGVGTVLLGFTMLGLLVRQRPPAVLVVYTVLTMALILGSQQIFANVSRYLLPAFPLYLPLAFALRRLSPLAMCWPLGIAAVASGSYAGYVIFELGVP